The Sander vitreus isolate 19-12246 chromosome 10, sanVit1, whole genome shotgun sequence genome contains the following window.
AAGTCTACAGCCAGGCTATTAATGTTGACCGGATGCCGGTGTGTGGTAACATATTAAGGTCAATGTAATCATGACAACAGcacgtcaaaaaagtgacaaacaatacaaatatcAAACTGAAAACAGCTTCATGTATGTGTAGAGACGAAGAGGACGCCTTGCTTTGGTGGATTTACAAAATAATGCAAGGCATTGTGGGTACTTCACATTATCATCACCTTTTAAGAAAAAGCCCAGTGTGTATGACATTTGTCACAGTAGTTACTAAAATGTGTGGAGGCAAATGATACAATGTATTTACCAAGTAAAGCTGGTACACTGTGCGTTCCAGGCTCTGCAGAGGTTAGCTGTCCAGTACCAGAAAAGAGACTGGCAACGAGGAAACACAGAGGCCATCACTtctgggtacacacacacacacacacacacacacacacacacacacacacacacacacacacacacttttgacgatgattattttccaaaaccaaCGCAGACTGCTGTATCTGGCTGCTCTGACATCATTTTCAGGAAATTACGGAACGTTGAGATTACATATTGTTTATGCAAATGAAGGTGATAcagtttttttacaatcactttttcagaaccttgatgtcatttttcaaaactctagacacaaaactcaaaacgGTCACTTGTAACAAAggctgtccaatgttcaaaacattgcattgtgcattcatatctttaaagaaatcttgcacttgcacaatcattggttcaaaaaactaatttattgtgaaataccattTAAACGTTAATTAAGATCACCCACCCACAAGCTACCGATGGTATCACTGGGTCATCGTTCGTACAATCATTGAATAttgtagtacaaaataggtgatacatgtttcattatggtactacatgtaaatacatccctgtaaaagtactgcagtagtagagagaATACTACAGACGCAGTGGAAACAAAATCTGAAATTtattgatgaaaaacaatacagtacaatcacagcataggtttatttgaatcaaagctaaataattagctacaaaatagaaaagaaaagacagtactgtaaaatatcaaatgcagtgttcctcaaCTTGCttgcttgtactgtaaaaagcaaaacaaaggaGTGATTACTGTACTTCTACACTTTCATCAACTCTGTTTTGTGGATTTGGCCACAGGTTCTCATCTACATCACATTGGATGTTTTCATTAGCCAAACATCTTGGATAAAACCTTCGGGCATGGCGAATCCAGGCCTAACACTGGTCTGCCGTGATGTCATTGCATGCGTCATCCATGGCCTGGAGAAGAGTGACTTGTTCATGAGGATGCCTATCATAAACCTTCCATCTCCATGTGGAGAAAGATTATGAGGGTAAATACAGGGTGGTAAATTGTGCATGGGCCTGAAACCATGCTTGCACCATATGAGCATGGTGGAACCTGACATTATCCCACACAATGAAATAGGTCACGCCATCAGCTCTACAGACCTGATCGAGCTCATCAAGAAAGGTTACAAGGAGAGCTGCATTATATGATCCAATACGAGGTCTGCGTTCCACCATACCATCTTCTGATATAGCCGCACACATGGTAATGTTGGCTCCACGTTGTCCAGGTACTTGGATGGTTGCCCGCTGGCCAATGAAATTGGCAATTCCTTGTCTTGGCCAGGTTAAAGCCTGCCTCATCCAAATATATGAAATTGTTATGATTGTCATCAGCATCCAGCTCCATCACCCTCTAAAAATAAATTTTGGAAAGAgattaagggcgttttcacacatacctcatttggtccagaccttcagacttttcagtttgatccgaaattacaggtgtgaaacctcccccggaccacggtccggaacaaaagaccaaattttggtccaataaaaagaggtggtctcagTCCAGACCAAACCAAACTAACCATGGTCCGGtttgtttatagtgtgaaagtattttttggatggttcggaccaaatacaagaagctctggcaggccctccttgtgttacaagaccggggaagctcctttaatgaatagctcggtgcttagtgtgtaggctacatgagagagtgacggtgaatgtgctcagagcagacagctgtcggctatcataGCAGAGAAATATAGTaatagtaaatgtacagtgtaggtttccgtttgtctctgaataaattctccagaaagaaagttcccgtgtcttgcttctcaacatcacaacaaaacaaaaagagccgcggcagtaggggagagcagcagtcagttgaaaaaacaccgacacagagagagatacgagaggacggggaagcccgtctacaaaccgaTCAATtctaagtatctggagacgcaactcacgtatgtgatgacggcaggacgtagttttgtcacgtatagatctttagtgcgcttgcataactgcagtgtgaaaccaaaacttaccggatcaaatgttacaatgtaacaaaaacatgaaccttggtctggACCTTGGTTTGgactttcatgtgtgaaaacgcccttacttttcttttttacaacagCCATCTTGACACTGAACATACCTGAACATACTCAGTCCTCATTTGCTTCACTATGTCTGCATTTCTTTCAAAAGGCACACTGTATAGTTGTTTTAAAGACACCTGGTGCCTTTTCAGCATGCGTGCAATAGTCGACAAACTTATGGATTCCACAAAAACAATGACTTCATTGTCCAAGATATGCTGGCGAATTTCTGTAAGGCGAATATCATTTCTGGCCCGAACCAAACCGATCCACAGCCTGCTCTTGTTGGTCAGTCAGAATTTTGCCTCTGCCTCCCCTCTGTGGCCTAATCTCAATTCTACAGGGAACATTACAGTAAGAACACACTTAGTCACATCACCTACTCTGTGATACACATTGGTATGCAGTCATTTGACAATTGAGAGTAGCATAATGTTTAGTCCATGCAGAAGACTTACCAGTTCTCATTGCGGAAAGTTCTGATTATTGAGGCCACCGTTGATCTTCTGAGGTTTGGTTGAATCACTGCAGCCGCCTCAGTCATTGTCATGCCATGATTTCTGACATGGTCTACAACTATTGCTCGGATTTCATTGGACTCTTTGCTGTTGCTGCCGCTGTCTTGGTCCGTGGCCTTGTCCTCTACCACGTTCCCCCACACCTCTCAAACAAGGCCCACAACCACCTCTCAGAATGGGTGCTTGTCCCCTGCCATTCCTTTGACCAACACGTCTTTACTCGTCTTCCTCCCACCACCACTGCTTGACCTCTATTGTGACATGGATCACCTGCCGGCTTCACGTTATGTATCGCTATGTTGTTGCAAGTGGATCCCAATCAATTCTTTGTATACTCGTACCACAATGTGAtctcaatcatcagtaacgacttggcagaattggacaagcaattccaagggcctgcatccatacagtgcagtactgtcaatactgtaaCTAGTCTgaaaaggtggtacatgggaccataggaacagtgtctgataaacagtagtacattacagtaaagaatgatgatgaaatattacatccatagataatgtagtctaattggtgacaatgaatctcgttatcttgaaactctcatgatctaaacatggaatattttttgtctgtttccatacaactaTGCATTAAGAGTAATGCAACAGTTACTTATCATTTTGAGCAGCTGTATCAATTGATAGTTAGATCATTGTAATGAAATTaatagacaatcatctgaaatgtaatgtgtgaattgccttTTGAAATTAagtagtactttgatgttaagttgtgtcatattgaacaggtgatctttgttaaatgaacaaatgatcttaggtttatgtgtattgtatccaagcgattgaaaaaagtgttttttgatcattggttgtgagttttgtgtctagagttttgaaaaatgacgtcagggttctgaaattagtgccaaagtgattgtaaaaaactgtaatgtactaGGAGCGTAATACTGGGTTGGGTCTTAATGGAACATATTAGTATTATGTTGATTATGATCAGTTTGTCTTTCAGAGAGAAGCGTTAAGTCAGTCCATTGGTATGTGTGTGGCTGTATTTTCAGgagtgtgtttggtgtgtggcGGTCAGTGGTGGACGCCACAGCTCAGTCTGCCGCATCACGACTAGCCGCCACGGAGGAATACCGCCGACTGATTGAACAAGTCTCCAGAAGTCTTCGCAATGCAAAGGACGTCCGAGctaagagagtgagagagctgcacacagtttacacacacacacacacacacagtgctcacATACGTAAAGGAAGCATTcagcatgtgtgtttatgtgtgtgtgtgtgtgtgtgtgtgtgtgtgtgtgtgtgtatgtgcatgtgtgtgtgtgtgtgtgtgcgtgcgtgtgtgtgcgcgtgtgtgtttgtgtgtgtgtgtgtgtgtgtgtgtgtgtgtgtgtgtgtgtgtgtgtgtgtgtgtgtgtgtgtgtgcatgtgtgtgttagggcCTGGAGCGACTCCAGAGGGTGCAGGGGGAAGTGGTGGATGCCCTACGGGAGCTGCACACAACCAAGAAGAGCTACCACCAACTCAGTCACATCGCCAGTGTTGCCAGAGAGAAGGCTGCTGATGCACAGACCAGGTCGCTGTGTgtgacacaaacaaaacaaacagacacaaatggTGATGTTGACCCATGAAAAAGATCAGCAGCCTCATTTAAGAAGAGGCACATCCATTTTTTACATACAGGCACCATGTGATGTGTTGTCAAATAATGAAGCCCTGCAAGTATTGTTATTAAAAGATCAGCATAGTCCCCAGTGTGCAACATTGACATATAAATAGTTAAATGTTATCGCAGGCAAACATTCATTtcaatatgtatataatatgttaTCATTATGTTTTAACTGTGTCTTCCAGAGCCAGAAAGAGTGAACATGGGATTTTCCACTTTAAGACAGGTCTACATAAAATGGCCGCTAAGGTATGAATCTGAAATTAACTATGTTAGAATAGATTGTGTATGTAGCTCCTACACAACAGACCAAAGTAAGAAATTGTCCTGTTGTCCTGTTTGTCCCCTTGATCCGATGTTTGAGTATTTCCACCTTCAGGTGAAATGGAAGTTACAGTAATAACCTTCTGTCTCACATGATGTGAAGTCAACATATATTTGGCTGGCCTTTAGGCAGGGTAGGACACTGCCTAGTGTATGTTTGGCCAATCAAACCACTTTTAGCTGAGCCTTGTAGTCCCGTTCGGAGCAGTTGTCATACCAGGCAATGATAGAGGAGTAGAAAGTGCTCAGTATTTGATTTCTGGAGTTTCCTCGGGCGTCTGAGGTCAAACAGTCTCTggagtccccccccccaactcagGACAGCAAAGTCTGGCAAACACCCAATTTGCTATACTTGCATGGTATGGGGTCTACTAAAAGTCCTGAAAAGTTTGTCTTTGTCAGCCTTTGCAATCCTGAGTTAAGGAGACACAGTCCTTTTTTGGCATAGTTTCAGCACGTCTCCTTCTGATCTACTGATCAGTGGTGTGCTGAAGGTGTTCCGGCAGAACGGGATCCATGATGCGGTCAGCCAACACCGACGTGCACACCAAGAGGAAGACGGTGAGCGCCATGCACGTGGTGTACGCTCTGAAGAGGCTTCGCGGGTTAAACCTGATCCTGAATCACAAATAAAAGAGCCACACACTTCATCTATAGAGAGACTTCCCGTCCTGAGGAACTTTCTTTATTACTTACATTTGAACTAAGTCAGTGATCATTAAAAAGCAGCTCAAGACCCCAAAAGGTAAGAAACAAAGTTCCTTGAGGAGACATGGATAAGGAAAAGGCTCTTTTGAATggcaaagcccttccagatagttctctccacaagactaaagttatctgcatgtactgtccatgtgaactgagttacccCCGGAGTTAGTCCAGTCTAAAACACTACTGGAGCTTTAAAAAATGGAAAAGTATTCCTTTTAAAGtgcatttagaacagataaaaaaaattgcaattagTTTGTGATTAATCGTGAGTTATctatggacaatcatgcgattaatcaTGATTCAATATTTTAATCGATTGTCAGTCctaataattgtgtgtgtgtgtgtgtgtgtgtgtgtgtgtgtgtgtgtgtgtgtgtgtgtgtgtgtgtgtgtgtagctcagCGCCAGGTTAAAAGAGTGTGATGACCGTTTGACCGAAGTTCGTAATGAGTATCTGCTGACGTTATCAGCAGTCAACGGCCATCAACAACACTACTACACTAACGACTTACCACATATTAtggaggtaaacacacacacacacacacacacacacacacaccctgaaacATACAAAcgagaaaaggaggagaaaaggaAGTAAAAAGCAGTTTGAGTTGCGTATCTGATTGGTGTCTGGGCTCTTTTGTGTCAATGCCAGTATTTCAACTGATGGTCATCTGTCATTGTTTGGTTAGTTCACAGGGTATGGTGTTGTGGCTCCCTGTATTTTCTATagtgttgtttttaattgtcTGTAGACTTGGTAACCCTTTCAACCTGGATTCCCTCAAATATGATGGCTTATAAAAAGTTACATAAAACATGTACTGCACACAAGTTTATTTCACTTCACAGGTCGAGTCAATCAAAACCAGGCAGTTTAACATCAAGAAGAAAGAGATGATGACAGAAATTGGATGAATGAGGGAGAGTAGGCTGTGCATTGTGCAGAACAAAGTCAACAGACCGAGTCTGCAACACGTCAGAAAGGATGTGGTCAGTGTTTAATCAGATACACAACTCAAACTGCTTTTagcttccttttctttctttggttTGATTAAATGCAAATGTGTCAGAGTTTGCTTTACTGAAGTACAATTAATGGATAAAAGCTGGAGTGTTACAAATGGTgattaaacaatttaaaataataaaaactgtaTTTCTCCTATCAGCAAATGGACGGTGATGTTTATGATGATTTGAGAAGCCATTTCACCCTGCTGTGTGGGACAGAGATGAATACCTgtctgaccacacacacacagtacagcatGATATGGGAGAGTGTTGCTAAGGTATGTGCAAACAGGCTTTGTTTGTGTTACATTATATAATACAGCATTCCTCTCATATCGAAGTTATGGTAACAACCAGTTTCAATAACCAAACAGCTAACAGCCGATTCAAAGCTATTAGAATGTGTTTGAATATCTATCCAAACCGTGTTGTGACTGTCTGAGTTTTATCCCACAGTGGCTCCTGAGAAACCAGACATAAGACATTTCTCACCTTAGAAaagatgggggtggggggtggcgCAGAGGGGTAGCATGGAGGCTCCAGAAGACAGAAAGCAGGAATGTGGAAGAGGTGGAAATGAAGAAAGACATTAAACATGggagaaaatgtcaaataagACCATGTTTGAAAGTAAGGAAAAATAGAAACGCGATAGTTAGAAGAAAGCGGAGGCATGTGTTGTGAATGTTCAGAGCGGCCAATCATGAGGCTTACTGCCATAATGGTTTACAGGGAACAGAGGTTTACAGAAGGAAAttcaacacatacacaaaatgtCTGAACTAATGTAGCAACTGAGTGTCAAGTTGTTTCCTTTGAAATGTGAGTGGGAAGAAAGCATTTCAACACATATGTTCTTCATTTTTGTGATGTTTGCGTGGCACAGATGAAAACAATGGGGTTTTGTTCACCTGCACTTTTTTGGTAATTTTATTGCTCAAAAGAAATCCACCCACACCCTAGTGAAACTCCGGTTTGGCTTGAAACCACTCCTGGCGACGGGCTGTTAACCACAGAGCTTTCCTATTTTCAGAACACTCATTTCCAATCCTCTCTGACAAATTCTGGATGTTAGGGAGAGGAggaattgtttgttttgtttgtttgtccctGGTTAACATTAATTGGCTGCTGTTCTGTCAGGTGACCAGAGAGAGAAATGCTCTGCAGTTTCTTCAAGAATCTGTCTCCTTCAGCAAACCCCCTGAATTCACCTTCCAGCCGGCTCCACGTGACAAGGTGTGTttgcatctgtctgtgtgtgtgtgtgtgtgtgtgtgtgtgtgtgtgtgtgtgtgtgtgtgtgtgtgtgtgtgtgtgtgtgtgtgtgtgtgtgtgtgtgtgtgtgtgacagtcatCTAGCCTGAAATTAATTAGAAATGCCATTTTACCTGTCAGcaacaaagcaacaaaaactaagCCTTAAGTCAAAACAATAAATGGGTAATTGtgtgacataataataataataataataataataataataataataatatcctaAGACCTTATATAATGCAGTCCAGTCTAACAACACCTGTGCCATTAAAACTGAAAGATGCTATGTGCGGTTGTATTGAGTTCCATTCTGCTGATGAATGAAGAATGGAGGGATGTTTGTCCGTCTGTTGTGCAGGTGTCTGCTCTACAGGAGGTGTGTGCTTCAGAAGCAGAGGGCTGTCTGGTTAAGGAGGCCAAGAAATGGGCTACGAAAGCTGCTAAAGACTACAAGATCATCACCCATGGAGAGAGGGTGGGACTTTGATTTCACAGTTGGAAGGCCAAGATACTCCTGAGCTCGTGAATACTTGTTGCAGTGGCCCtcagcttttctgttgttcagAATATTCTCTTCTCGACATACAGCtttctaagaaataatattattgttattactggATGTATGTACTTTGGGCTGGCCATAAAAAGGGGAATAACTATGTATATGTTTGTCTGTCAGGCTCTACAGACGTTAGAGAGTCGGTTGAAGCTCTTATCAGGGGAGACAGGGCTCAGTGTGGAGCAGAAGATAGCAGAGGTGCAGGACACTGTCAGGAAAGCCAAGGTACTTATTTTATGCACATTAGCCCTACTCCTAGCCTACTACTCCTCCCTGACTCTTCCTGTTGCCATTCTGCTCTCAGCAATCAAATCATATACTACCTCTTTTGTGAACCTAAAGAttttggtaaactcatttcaagcaccgaaacaattcgtacaacacatcttaagttaaggtttgttttctctttacacattgctctagaaaCAATTTGGATCtcactatacagaaagctgagtttgttctgaacattttgatatgaaacacacagggatcagttatatgcaaataccctaaaaaggaaaatttaagaagatgtgtgaaaatgcccttagaccccAGAGGGTTAACTTATAGAAGAAAGCACATAAACTCATAAAGCACACAACACAGAATCAACAATCATTTATGAGCTGAATTAAATAGCTGAAGACAATTCTTACTAAATAAATGGGCAAATATTCAACATGTTGAAATTGAAAACCCTAGAAAGTGAAAATTATATTAGATCCAGGACAAAACTGACAGAAGGGCGGGACAATTACAAATCCATCTGCTATTTCAGCACCACAAACAGCGCCACATATTTATCAATATGCAGTGAAGCTGCTAAAGATTCAGAGCCGTGGTCCTAAAACCATCGCCTGAGAGTAGCCAGTTAAAGGCTACTGGAATATGTATTAAGGATTTGTGGCCCTTCTTCAGGCACTAAATGATCACATTGCATTTTTGTGCTGGTAACATAGAAAAACAGCAGCACCAATAAAAATAGCAGTTTCAGGCTCATACAATTCATATTTAAAGTGTTCTTTTATGGAGGTGCACACAGCAGAAACTGAACACGTAGCAGATGAATAGAT
Protein-coding sequences here:
- the LOC144524612 gene encoding F-BAR and double SH3 domains protein 2-like isoform X6, with product MPALQRLAVQYQKRDWQRGNTEAITSGSVFGVWRSVVDATAQSAASRLAATEEYRRLIEQVSRSLRNAKDVRAKRGLERLQRVQGEVVDALRELHTTKKSYHQLSHIASVAREKAADAQTRSLARKSEHGIFHFKTGLHKMAAKLSARLKECDDRLTEVRNEYLLTLSAVNGHQQHYYTNDLPHIMEQMDGDVYDDLRSHFTLLCGTEMNTCLTTHTQYSMIWESVAKVTRERNALQFLQESVSFSKPPEFTFQPAPRDKVSALQEVCASEAEGCLVKEAKKWATKAAKDYKIITHGERALQTLESRLKLLSGETGLSVEQKIAEVQDTVRKAKLSRVKAEARLALLSDSVTGIELWLHNAMDQAEEELERERRLSEQRKSTEDYSEDEFELTDFEDYDDENGDIFADPVSASGVCIYPAACRVMYSFQASHSDELSIMEGEELQVIEDGDMEDWLKVCNSCGQVGYVPERYVQFLCLPAEDATQLNTSFSSTLSTGNKERAGSRGVARALYSYQAQSAEELSFQEGALIQLIRCRHAEVDDGFWEGELNGRIGVFPSVVVELVHDEGEEEEKEPLPTPNMPPFSPSSPIPSNSGCSSALSATPSSGVDDRQQLFPPRLADNTIETAGSSHNSPDVSSGRLRPCRAPPPPPPPPPPPTQKPSPQP
- the LOC144524612 gene encoding F-BAR and double SH3 domains protein 2-like isoform X5, encoding MCRDEEDALLWWIYKIMQGIALQRLAVQYQKRDWQRGNTEAITSGSVFGVWRSVVDATAQSAASRLAATEEYRRLIEQVSRSLRNAKDVRAKRGLERLQRVQGEVVDALRELHTTKKSYHQLSHIASVAREKAADAQTRSLARKSEHGIFHFKTGLHKMAAKLSARLKECDDRLTEVRNEYLLTLSAVNGHQQHYYTNDLPHIMEQMDGDVYDDLRSHFTLLCGTEMNTCLTTHTQYSMIWESVAKVTRERNALQFLQESVSFSKPPEFTFQPAPRDKVSALQEVCASEAEGCLVKEAKKWATKAAKDYKIITHGERALQTLESRLKLLSGETGLSVEQKIAEVQDTVRKAKLSRVKAEARLALLSDSVTGIELWLHNAMDQAEEELERERRLSEQRKSTEDYSEDEFELTDFEDYDDENGDIFADPVSASGVCIYPAACRVMYSFQASHSDELSIMEGEELQVIEDGDMEDWLKVCNSCGQVGYVPERYVQFLCLPAEDATQLNTSFSSTLSTGNKERAGSRGVARALYSYQAQSAEELSFQEGALIQLIRCRHAEVDDGFWEGELNGRIGVFPSVVVELVHDEGEEEEKEPLPTPNMPPFSPSSPIPSNSGCSSALSATPSSGVDDRQQLFPPRLADNTIETAGSSHNSPDVSSGRLRPCRAPPPPPPPPPPPTQKPSPQP